The genomic segment TAAATACTCTTGGGCTTGCTATCCAAAATGAACTCACGGTATACGAACTTATTTCACTTCAAATCGGAACGCATCCTTTGCTGACATCTGCTCCGACTATGCCGGTATTTATTAAAGCCGCAGAAATTGCCATTTCTAAAATTCAATCGTTGAATAAATAGTTGTTGCTTTAAAATTATGATAAAAAATAAAAGACCTGATTGTAATAAACCAAAGTTGACTAAGCCTGTTTATGCCATAACTTTATAATATACCGGTAGTTACGTTGGGTAACACGCAATATAGCAAAAAGCGGTGAAGTGCTTAATTGAGGTGGTTTTAAACCGTTCCAACTTCATCTCGGCTTGATAGGGAATCACTCGTAACCCGCTTTATGCCATATTGCCATCATTTGCAATCATAAAAAGGAAAGGTCTGAAATTAAATTATTATAGTACGGAAAACAGTGTTTTTACTATATTGTTATGTGCAAAAAAAAAATAATGATGCATAAATCAAGCAGATGAAAGATTTAATACTAACTTTGCATTTTATTTAAATTAAAAACAATAATTATGAGTAACGGAACAGTAAAATTTTTTAACAGATCTAAAGGGTTTGGATTCATCACACCTGATGATGGCGGTAAAGATGTATTTGTACATCAAAACGGATTAATTGATGAGATAAATGAAGGAGACAAAGTAAGCTATGATGTAGAAGAAAGTCCAAAAGGATTGAACGCAATAAATGTCAAAGCAGAATAATATAATATTACTTTTTGACCTTTTTGTATCGTATA from the Bacteroidales bacterium genome contains:
- a CDS encoding cold-shock protein; amino-acid sequence: MSNGTVKFFNRSKGFGFITPDDGGKDVFVHQNGLIDEINEGDKVSYDVEESPKGLNAINVKAE